The DNA segment ATCCAGGCGATCCAGAACAGGTCGCCCAAAACCCACACGTAAGGGAGATAACCCAGGATGAAGGCAAGGATAGCAAAACCGACCCCATAGAGCAATCCTTGCAGCGCGTGGAAGCGCACGAACTTGTTCTGCTTCTCGATCAGGAAAAAGATCAGGCCGATGATCCAGAAGTAGCTGAGCGCGCCCGCAATGTTGGCGTCAATGCCAATCGAACTGGGGCCGAGCTGCTGCGCGATCATGCTCTTGACGACGGGCTGCTGGTAGCCTGGAGGGGGATAGCCGGAAGACTGATCATAGTTCTGCGGTCCCGGCGGCGGATATTGGGGTGGCTGCTGATATTGCTGGTTGGGATCGTAAGCCATGTGATTCTTCCTCTCATTCTTCAAGGGCTGCTGCCCCTGATAGTAGTATCCCCGCGTTAAGAGCGATGCAGATTCTAGACGCTCTCTCGCGGGGAATACCCCTTACTGCTGCGGCCACTGGCCCGGAGGCTGCTGGGGAGGATACTGACCGGGGCCGGACTGTGGATAGTTGCCGGGCTGCTGCGGCGGGTAGCCGCCCTGCGGCGGGTACTGGGTGTTTGCCATTGGTGGAACGCCCGCCATCCCGCCATCCGGCGGAACCCAGGCCATAGCGTTGTTGTAGGCCATGTCGCCAACCACCGGCAGCTTGAACCATTTGCCGTTGTATGCCTGAACGGCAGCGTAGATCGCGCCGACCAGCCAGGCAACATGGATCAGCCCGCCAAGGCAGCTAAAGCCAAAGAAGAAATAGGAGCCAAGGTAGTCGAAGATGACCCCGACGATGACAAGGCCCACGCCATAGAAGAGCGACTGGAGCGCGTGGAAGCGCACAAACCGATTCTTCTTCTCGATCAGGAAAAAGATCAGGCCGATGATCCAGAAGTAGCTCAGCGCGGCGGCAATATTGGCGTCAATGCCAATCGAACTGGGGCCGAGCTGCTGCGCAACCGGATTCTGTACTACCATTGGCTGCTGGTAGCCCGGTGGGGGATAGCCTCCGGGCTGCTGATAGCCCTGCTGGCCGGGCGGCGGATATTGGGGTGGCTGCTGATATTGTTGGTTGGGATCGTAAGCCATGTAATTGTTCCTCTCACTCTTCTTAAAAATGGTAGCGTCCCGACGTGCCAGATTTGCCCTTCTTCAGCATACATGAATAGAAACGTTCTGTCCAGCCTGGATTTGTGTTATTATAGTACATCACAGTATGAGCCACACTTCTTTCAGTACGAAAGTGGTGTGGCTCACGTTGCAACCGTTCTGGCGCCTGGCCTTACCTACCCTTGCAGCGAAGAGTATGGGTCGGGAGGCTCCTGCCCCTGGAACTTGACCGCCGATTCCTCCGGGAGAATATTGACCTCATTGGGCAGGGGCAGGTTCTCCTCTTCTCGTTCTATTTCCGTCAGGTCGGGGCCACGCGGCGCTTCCGGCTGCGGAGGCTGTAGAGCGCGGTCCGTCGGGGCATGGGCCGCCGGGACTGGCGGCTTTTCGGTGTCTTTGGGCGCGCCGCCTTCGGGCGTCTCCGCCTGGGGCAGCAGTGCTTCGCGTACTACTTCATCCATTGATTTGACGAAGGTGAAGCGCAGGTCGTTGCGAATCTTGGCCGGAATCTCTGGAACGTCCTTGCGGTTCTCCTCCGGCACCAGGATGTCGTGGATGCCCACGCGGTGCGCCGCCAATACCTTCTCTTTCAGCCCGCCAATCGGCAGGACGCGCCCGCGTAGGGTGATCTCGCCGGTCATCGCCACATCGTTGCGCACAGGTCTGCGGGTGAGCGCCGAGATGATCGCTGTCGCAATAGTGATGCCCGCCGATGGCCCATCTTTGGGGATGGCTCCTTCGGGCAGGTGGATGTGCAGGTCCATTTGCTCGGCAAAATCGTATGGCAGGCTCAGTTCTTCGGCCCGCGAGCGAATGTAGGAGAGCGCGGCGCGCGCCGATTCCTGCATGACCTCGCCAAGCTGCCCCGTGACCTGGAGCGCGCCCTTGCCAGGCATCGTCACGACCTCAACGGGCAGGAGCGTGCCGCCATGCTCTGTCCAGGCCAGGCCCGTTGCCACGCCCACCTGGCCGCGATCAACGGCGTGGTCGGGCGTGTAGCGCGGGATGCCCAGGTATTGCTCGATGTTCTGCGTCGTCAGGCGCAGGTGACTCTCCGGCTTGAGCAGGATGCGCCGCGCCGCCTTGCGGCTGATCGTCGCAAGCTGGCGCTCCAGGCTGCGCACGCCGGCCTCGCGGGTGTAGCGCGAGAGGATATAGCGCATGACTTTGGGGCTGATCTGCACCTGATCTTCGGCCAGCCCATGCTCGCGCAAGACCTTGGGCAGCAGGAAGGTGCGGCCAATTGACGCTTTTTCCTCTTCGGTGTAGCCGGGAATCTCGACAATATCCATGCGGTCGGCCAGCGGGCGCGGAATCTGATAGCGCAGGTTGCCGGTACAGATAAAGAAGACCTCCGAGAGATCATAGGCCAATTCAAGATAATGATCGGTGAAGCTGTTGTTTTGTTCGGGGTCCAGCACTTCCAGCAGCGCCGCCGCCGGATCGCCGCGATAGTCTGCGGCCATCTTGTCGATCTCGTCGAGCAAGAAGACCGGATTGCGCACGCCAACCGTCTTCATGGCCTGGATGATGCGTCCGGGGAGCGCGCCAACATAGGTGCGGCGGTGGCCGCGAATCTCGGCCTCATCATGCACGCCGCCCAGCGAGATGCGGGCGAACTTGCGGCCCAGCGCGCGGGCAATCGAATGGCCCAGCGAGGTCTTGCCGACGCCTGGCGGGCCAATCAGGCACAGGATCGGGCCTTTATGCCCGTTGGCTTTCGCAGCGGAGCCGTTTTCGCGCTTTTCGCGCATCATGCGTAGCTGGCGCACTGCCAGAAACTCGATGATGCGCTCTTTAACTTTATCCAGACCGTAATGGTCTTCATCCAGCACCACCTGGGCATAGGCAATATCCAGCCGGTCCTCGGTGCGTTCGTTCCAGGGGAGAGCTAAGACCCAATCAATATAATTGCGTAAGACGACGAGTTCGGCGGAATGCTGGGGCATGCGCTCCAGCCGATCAATTTCTTTGCGCACCTTGGTTTCGGCTTCAGGCGGCAGGCCCTTCTGCGCCATGCGGTCGCGCAGTTCCTGCACTTCGCTGGCGGTGTCGTGGCCCAGTTCTTCCTGAATGGCCCGTAGCTGCTCTTTGAGATAGTACTCTTTCTGATTCTTGTCAACTTGCTGGCGCACCCGCTGGCGAATCTTGGCTTCCAGTTCCAGCACTTCAATTTCGTTGCCCAGCACAACACAGATTTTTTCCAGCCGGTCCAGCGGGTCCAGCGTTTCGAGCAAGTCCAGTTGGGTGGTATGCTCGCTGACGACATGGGCCGAAAGCACATCGGCCAGGCGGGCCGGGCTTTTCAGGCTGATGACCGAGGTGATGTCTTCGTTGGAGAAACGCCGGTTCAACTGGGCATATTTCTCGAAGAGGCTGATAGCGTGGCGCACCAGCGCCTCTGCCTGCGCTCCGGTGGGCGCTGGCTCGACGGGCTTGTGAACCTCTGCCTTGAGGAATGGATCGGTTTCGCCATACTGCACGATCTTGACCCGTCGAGCGCCTTCGACGACAAGCTGAATGGTGTTTTCCTGGGCCTGACGCTGGAAGCTGATGATGTCAACCAGTGTCGCGCTGGAATAGATGTCGTCAGGCTGCGGGTCGTCCAGTTCCGCCTTTGTTTGGGTGGCGGCGATGAACTGGCGATCATTGGCAAGCGCTTCTTCGACGGCGCGTATTGACTTCTCCCGCCCGATGGTCAGGGTGACACGGGTGCGGGGGAAAACGACCGTGTTTTTGAGCGGCACCAGCGGATAGCTCCGTGAGTTCCTGGGTTCTTCTGCTGGTTCTGGCTTCCGTGGTTCCTCAGCCGCTTCTGGCTGAGGAAGCTGCTCTTGTTCGGCCATTATGGCATCCTCGCTAGCCTGTGGATAAGGTCATGGTCGCTGAAGTCTCCGTCTGCGGCTGCGCAAAGGGGTCTCCTCTGCTGGCTTAGACGGCTGGCTCCACGGTTCTTCACTCCTCGCTCACTTCATCGGACTGGTGGTCCGGTGAAGCACTGTTATTCTTTGTAACGAGCATATCGGCAATCGGAATCTTCGGTAGCCCAAAAAGATGAACCCAGGTTCTCAGGTAGCATATATCCCCCTTTACCGAGCGCCTGAGTCCTGGCGCCATCGCCATAGACGCCTTGCCTTGCCCCGCGCCAGCTTATGCCGATTCGTCTTCTAACAATTCGGCCTGACGCTGTTCGCTGCGCGTGAGCATCGCTGGTTTGTGGCTCTGGTTGATGACATCCCCGTTGATGACGACTTTTTTCACGTCGGAGCGCGAAGGAATCTCATACATTACATCAAGCAAGACTTCTTCGATGATGCTGCGTAGACCACGCGCCCCGGTTTTGTGCTTCAGCGCACTTTCGGCAGCGGCGTCGAGCGCGTCGGCAGTGAAGACCAATTCCACGCGATCAAGCTGGAAGGATTTCTGATACTGCTTGATCACGGCGTTTTTCGGCTCGGTCAGAATACGGATAAGCGCCGATTTGTCCAGGTTCTCCAGGTTCACGACCACCGGCAGGCGGCCTACAAACTCCGGTATCAGTCCGAACTTCAGCAAGTCCTCTGGAATGAGCCGTGCAAGGGCGGCGTTGGCGGCGGCAGGCGATTCGTCGAGGGTGGCCTTGAAGCCCATCGTTTTGTTACTGCCCAGGCGCTGCTCGACAATCTTGTCCAGCCCCTCAAAGGCGCCGCCACAAATAAAGAGGATGTTCGCGGTATTAATCTGTATGAAGTCCTGATGCGGGTGCTTGCGTCCGCCCTGCGGCGGAACGTTGGCAACGGTCCCCTCGATAATCTTGAGGAGCGCCTGCTGTACGCCTTCGCCGGAGACATCGCGTGTGATTGATGGATTATCGGCTTTGCGCGCGATCTTGTCAATCTCGTCAATATAGACGATGCCGCGCTCGGCGCGCGCAATATCGAAGTCGGCCATCTGAATCAGGCGCAGCAAAATGTTTTCCACGTCTTCGCCCACGTAGCCCGCTTCGGTGAGGGCGGTGGCGTCGGCAATGCAGAAGGGGACATCCAGAATCTTGGCGAGCGTCTGAGCCAGCAGGGTCTTGCCGCAGCCGGTGGGGCCGATCAAGAGGATGTTGCTCTTGCCTAACTCCACGTCGTCAATCTGCATCCCCGCGTTGATGCGCTTGTAATGGTTGTAGACCGCGACGGCCAGCGTCTTTTTGGCTTTCTCCTGCCCGATGACATAGCTGTTGAGCTGCTCGTAAATCTTCTTGGGGGTGGGTACTTTGCCAACGGGGGTGCGCGTCTTCGTCGGGATGCTGGTATGCTCTTCTTCGATGATCTCACGACAGAGGTCAATGCACTCGTCGCAGATGTACACGCCCCCCGGCCCCGCAATCAGGCGCTGCACCTGATCCTGGCTTTTGCCACAAAACGAGCAGCGATAAGTCATGCGGCTTCCTTTAGTAGTACTTGGCATATGCTCCTCTGCTTTAGATACTGGCTCCGCTCTCCTCAGCCGCTTGAGCCGGACTTTCGCTGGCCGACTCGGTCGCTGCTTCAGGAGCAGTGGCGGAGGCTTCCCCGGTTTCCGTTTGTGGCGTCGTGGCGTGTTCGATCAAGAAATTACGCGCTTTGTCCCGCTTGATGCTGGCTTCCAATCGCCGCCGCGCTGTGGCCGAAAGCTGGCCTGCCCGCTGCGGGCGCGTGGCCCCCAACCGGGCATAGAGATCAAGCAGGGATTGCAGTTCGCGTTCACTGACGGTCAGACCCTCTTTGTCGGCGATGGCCTCCAATACCAGGTCCGTCTTGGCGTTCTTTTGTGCTTCTGGCTCCAGTTCCTTCTTGTATTCATCAACCGTTTTCTGACTGAGCATCAGAAACTGGTCCATGCTCATCTGCTGCTGTTGCAGCAGGTGTTCCATCTGGTGATAGAGCGAGTCGGCCTCTTCTTCAATCAGAAGATGGTGCATCTCGACGCTCGCCTGATCGGTAGCGGCCTCCAGAATCTTCGACTCCAGATCGCGCTGCGCCTGCGTGGTGCGGTTCTGGAGTAATTGCTGGCGGACGGACTGGCGCAGTTCGTCGAGCGTCTGATACTTTCCGGCGCTTCTGGCGAGTTCATCGTCCAGCGGTGGCAGGTCTTTCTCTTTGACGGCTTTAATGGTGACGCTGTAGAGGGCTTCTTTGCCCGCGATGTCTTTATTCGTATAGTCTTCAGCGATGGTGGTCGTGAACTCTTTGCTTTCGCCCTCCGACATCCCCGCGACGTGGGCGTCCATTCCGGCAAATAATCCAGGGCGCTCGTCGGTCAGCTCGAATTCGTTATCTTTCAGATCGCTGATGGTGCGATCCTCCACCTTCAGGTGGAGGTTGACGGTCACATGGTCGCCGATCTGCGCCGGGCGCTCGACTGGCGCCCAGATGGCCTGCTGGTTCTGGTAGTCGGCCAGCACCTTGTCAACATCCTCATCGGCCACGCTGACCTCGGCCTTGTCGAAGTGAATGGAGTGGTAATCACCAAGTTCGACGGGGGAAAGGATGGGGACGGTGGCTTTGAAGCGGTAGGGCTGCCCTGGTTCCAGCGGTTCGGCATCTACATCAGCCTGGCCGATGGGTGTCAGTTGATGGTCGGCCACCGCCTGCTTATAACTCTGGTTAATCAGGTCATCCAGCCCCTCTTGATAAATGGCGTCTTTGCCGATCATGCGCTCCAGCATGGTGCGTGGCGCGTGGCCGCGCCTGAAGCCGGGGACCGTATATTTTTGCGCCAGTTTGCGATAGGCTCGGTCGGAGGCTTTTTCTACTTCGTCCCAGTCGAGTTCAACGTCCAGAACGGCCTCGCTTTGGGGAGTCTTTTCGACGGTGATCTTCACTCGTTTCTCCAGCCGTGAGGGCTATCTTCCACAACAACCAACAATGGTATCCATATCCTGTATTATAACATTGAACTGATACTACCCAACGCAAAACAGCGGTTTCCTGGTATAAGGCGCGCGACGTGCGTGTCTCCTGCGTGGCCTGGACATCTTGGGAACACAGGACACACGCCAGACATTCCGCCCGGCGCGGGCATACTGAGGAAAGGCACACCCAAACGACGCCTGAGCACCCGTCCAGGTGGACCGGAGCGGGAGACGGGATTTGAACCCGCGACCTTCTCCTTGGCAAGGAGACGCTCTACCCCTGAGCTACTCCCGCGAGATACGCTTCCAAAACTCTCTGGGGGGTCGGACCTCCCAAAGCCACGCCGACCGCCAGGTGGGCGGTGAGGGACTCGAACCCTCACGTCTCTCGACAGCAGATCCTAAGTCTGCCCTGTCTGCCAATTTCAGCAACCGCCCTCGATGGGCCGCCAGAAACATGAAGGTTGCTCGGAGGCCCACTAAAAATGATACATCGCTCTGAGGGCAGGTGTCAAGCCTTGTGGAACAGAACTGGATGAATGCCGATTGCCAGGCTGTGCCAGGAGCATAGCTATGCTACAATAAACGAGAACGCTTGAGGTCTGGCAGGCGGATGACCGGCCCAGGCGCAAGGCACACAAACTGATCTGGACTTCTTTCCTATATCTGGCAGGGCGCGGGCGCATGCTGCACCGAGGAGGATGTTACGATGGCTGATAGCTCCTATGGCGAGGGTCTTGGCTTTGAGGTGGTGGCGTCTTCGCTGCGCGCGGACGTGGGCGACAACAAAACGTTTCTGGAGGTGTTGGCGGGCAAACTTGGCGGCGCGCTCCCCACGCGCACGATGATTGAGCGCGAGTCGCACCTGTTTTCACGGGAAAAGCCGGTGAAAGCCATCAGCATTGAGCTTGGGGAGTTTCGCTATCAGATCGGCCACGCGTATGGGACGCTGGCGGCCCAGCGCACGCGCGTGGTGCGCGGCATCGCGCTCAAGACGGAGGCGCTGGGGGTGGATGACTGGCTGGACGCGCTCTCCCAGGGTCTGATGGAACTGGCGCAGCAGAGCGCCCAGGACCGCGCCGCGCTTCAGCGCATGCTGATGTAGCGCCTCAGCCGACGGCGCGCCCAGTCACGGAAAAAGAGGGAGATTACCGCCCTACCCTGATGCCTGCTCAGGCGTCGGGGTAGGGCTGTCGTGTGCGCGAGAAGGCCGCTGTTTACAGGCTGTAGTCGCCGTTGTGCGCGTCTTCAAGATAGCGCGCCAGCAGGGTGATGCCTGCTTCCAGGTCGGCCTGGTGGATCATTTCGTTGACGGTATGGACGTAGCGCGAAGGGGTTGAGAGGGTGATGGAGGGCGAGCCTTCGCGCGACCGCTGCATCGCGCCGCCATCGGTGCCGCCGCGCGGCAGTACCTCAAGCTGATATTTGATGCTGTGCCGCTCGGCCAGATCGCGGAAGTGGCGCACCAGCCTGGGGTTGGAGATTTGCGACGAATCCATAATTTTGATGGCTGTGCCGTTGCCCAGGCGCGTCACGGCGTCCTGGTCAGCGCCGCCGGGGATGTCCACTGCCAGCGTCGTATCCAGCGCCACGCTGACATCGGGCTGGACATGATAGGCCGCTGTGGTCGCGCCGCGCAGCCCCACCTCTTCCTGCACCGTTGCGACGGCCAGAATGTTGACCTCGTGATGCTTCAGGGCGCGTAACGCTTCGATCATCAGGAAGAGGCTGGCGCGGTCATCCAGCGACTTGCTGATGACGGTATCGCCGATCACTTCCAGCGTGCGGTCCATCGTCACCATGTCACCGACCTCGGCTTTGGCGCGCACCTGTTCGCCGGGCATGCCCAGATCAATAAAGAGGTCATCGAGCTTGGGCGCGGCAGGCTTTTCGTCGCCCAGGAGGTGAATGGGCTTGCTGGATGGCATCAGGACGCCGCGCAGGCTTTCGCCCGCGAAGCCATGCACCCAGACGCGCTGGGCAAAGAGGACGCGCGCATCAAAGCCGCCGACGGGCTGAATGCGTATGAAGCCGTCTTTGTCAATGTGCTTGACGATGAAGCCAATCTCGTCCATGTGCGCCGCCAGCATGACGCGGCGATCATTTTTGCCGCGCTTCCAGGCGACGACGTTGCCCAGGCGGTCTACGCTGACATCATCGGCCAGCGGGCGCAGTTCATCCACCACGATAGCCCGGACGCGCTCTTCGCGCCCGGAGATGCCCGGCGTTTCGGTCAATCGCTTGAGCAGGGGAATGTTGAGAGCCATGAAAACCTCCAGGTAAGGCGCTATAGGGTCTTAATGTGATGCGGCCCGGCTCCATTGCCGTACTGAGTGAAGGAGGCAGGTCTGCCGGTGTTGGGATGGATAGCCTTCTGGAGATTATAGCACGTTTTTCTGCCTCTCCTGATGCTCAGGCAGGATGCGCCGGGATGTGCGCGTGTAGGCCCAGCCGTCCCACGCCATTGGTCCATGATTTGCAGCTATGGGTGGGCCAGGCTTCCTATTATGTTGACATAAAGAAAGGCTTCAGGTATGGTCAAACAGGTGGTTCTCTCTAAAAAAATCGCTTGTATGTGTCTGGCGCTGGTGGCGTTTGGTGTCGTGCTGAATGCGTGTGGAAGCACGACGACCACAACTCCTTCAACCAGCGCCCCCAAAGCTGGAGTGACAACTGTATCGTCTGGATTAACGGCTACAGCGGGGCCGCTCACGCCTACGGCTACGGTAGCCCATGCGCCAGTGAGCAGCGCCACGATCATTCTTTCAGAAACCAGTGGGCAATATGCCTTCAACCCGAAGACAGTCACTATCAAGGCGGGTGAGACGGTTGCCTGGAAGAATACGACTTCCAGTAACCAGGGAGTCACAGGTGTGGGCTTTCCTTCCAGCCCGCCGCTGCCGCCAGGGGCAACCTATACCTACACGTTTCATAAGGCAGGCAGTTATGAGTTTTCCAACCCGTTCCATCCGTCGGTGAAGGGGACGGTTATCGTGAAATAAGCGGGGTCGGCGGCCAGGAGTGCTTTGCCAGGCATGGATGGGTTGGCATCTGACGCGCTGCCACATGGGATGCCCTGATGGGGGTATCCTCCAGCGCAGAGGA comes from the Ktedonobacterales bacterium genome and includes:
- a CDS encoding cupredoxin domain-containing protein, yielding MVKQVVLSKKIACMCLALVAFGVVLNACGSTTTTTPSTSAPKAGVTTVSSGLTATAGPLTPTATVAHAPVSSATIILSETSGQYAFNPKTVTIKAGETVAWKNTTSSNQGVTGVGFPSSPPLPPGATYTYTFHKAGSYEFSNPFHPSVKGTVIVK
- the lon gene encoding endopeptidase La; the protein is MAEQEQLPQPEAAEEPRKPEPAEEPRNSRSYPLVPLKNTVVFPRTRVTLTIGREKSIRAVEEALANDRQFIAATQTKAELDDPQPDDIYSSATLVDIISFQRQAQENTIQLVVEGARRVKIVQYGETDPFLKAEVHKPVEPAPTGAQAEALVRHAISLFEKYAQLNRRFSNEDITSVISLKSPARLADVLSAHVVSEHTTQLDLLETLDPLDRLEKICVVLGNEIEVLELEAKIRQRVRQQVDKNQKEYYLKEQLRAIQEELGHDTASEVQELRDRMAQKGLPPEAETKVRKEIDRLERMPQHSAELVVLRNYIDWVLALPWNERTEDRLDIAYAQVVLDEDHYGLDKVKERIIEFLAVRQLRMMREKRENGSAAKANGHKGPILCLIGPPGVGKTSLGHSIARALGRKFARISLGGVHDEAEIRGHRRTYVGALPGRIIQAMKTVGVRNPVFLLDEIDKMAADYRGDPAAALLEVLDPEQNNSFTDHYLELAYDLSEVFFICTGNLRYQIPRPLADRMDIVEIPGYTEEEKASIGRTFLLPKVLREHGLAEDQVQISPKVMRYILSRYTREAGVRSLERQLATISRKAARRILLKPESHLRLTTQNIEQYLGIPRYTPDHAVDRGQVGVATGLAWTEHGGTLLPVEVVTMPGKGALQVTGQLGEVMQESARAALSYIRSRAEELSLPYDFAEQMDLHIHLPEGAIPKDGPSAGITIATAIISALTRRPVRNDVAMTGEITLRGRVLPIGGLKEKVLAAHRVGIHDILVPEENRKDVPEIPAKIRNDLRFTFVKSMDEVVREALLPQAETPEGGAPKDTEKPPVPAAHAPTDRALQPPQPEAPRGPDLTEIEREEENLPLPNEVNILPEESAVKFQGQEPPDPYSSLQG
- a CDS encoding DUF4870 domain-containing protein, coding for MAYDPNQQYQQPPQYPPPGPQNYDQSSGYPPPGYQQPVVKSMIAQQLGPSSIGIDANIAGALSYFWIIGLIFFLIEKQNKFVRFHALQGLLYGVGFAILAFILGYLPYVWVLGDLFWIAWIIGAIYAAVQAYNGKWFKLPVVGDMAYNNAMNWNPGMPGPMGGPQNTQYPPQGYPPQQPGNYPQSGPGQQPPGQWPQQ
- a CDS encoding DUF4870 domain-containing protein → MAYDPNQQYQQPPQYPPPGQQGYQQPGGYPPPGYQQPMVVQNPVAQQLGPSSIGIDANIAAALSYFWIIGLIFFLIEKKNRFVRFHALQSLFYGVGLVIVGVIFDYLGSYFFFGFSCLGGLIHVAWLVGAIYAAVQAYNGKWFKLPVVGDMAYNNAMAWVPPDGGMAGVPPMANTQYPPQGGYPPQQPGNYPQSGPGQYPPQQPPGQWPQQ
- the tig gene encoding trigger factor; its protein translation is MKITVEKTPQSEAVLDVELDWDEVEKASDRAYRKLAQKYTVPGFRRGHAPRTMLERMIGKDAIYQEGLDDLINQSYKQAVADHQLTPIGQADVDAEPLEPGQPYRFKATVPILSPVELGDYHSIHFDKAEVSVADEDVDKVLADYQNQQAIWAPVERPAQIGDHVTVNLHLKVEDRTISDLKDNEFELTDERPGLFAGMDAHVAGMSEGESKEFTTTIAEDYTNKDIAGKEALYSVTIKAVKEKDLPPLDDELARSAGKYQTLDELRQSVRQQLLQNRTTQAQRDLESKILEAATDQASVEMHHLLIEEEADSLYHQMEHLLQQQQMSMDQFLMLSQKTVDEYKKELEPEAQKNAKTDLVLEAIADKEGLTVSERELQSLLDLYARLGATRPQRAGQLSATARRRLEASIKRDKARNFLIEHATTPQTETGEASATAPEAATESASESPAQAAEESGASI
- the clpX gene encoding ATP-dependent Clp protease ATP-binding subunit ClpX, giving the protein MTYRCSFCGKSQDQVQRLIAGPGGVYICDECIDLCREIIEEEHTSIPTKTRTPVGKVPTPKKIYEQLNSYVIGQEKAKKTLAVAVYNHYKRINAGMQIDDVELGKSNILLIGPTGCGKTLLAQTLAKILDVPFCIADATALTEAGYVGEDVENILLRLIQMADFDIARAERGIVYIDEIDKIARKADNPSITRDVSGEGVQQALLKIIEGTVANVPPQGGRKHPHQDFIQINTANILFICGGAFEGLDKIVEQRLGSNKTMGFKATLDESPAAANAALARLIPEDLLKFGLIPEFVGRLPVVVNLENLDKSALIRILTEPKNAVIKQYQKSFQLDRVELVFTADALDAAAESALKHKTGARGLRSIIEEVLLDVMYEIPSRSDVKKVVINGDVINQSHKPAMLTRSEQRQAELLEDESA
- a CDS encoding M42 family metallopeptidase, giving the protein MALNIPLLKRLTETPGISGREERVRAIVVDELRPLADDVSVDRLGNVVAWKRGKNDRRVMLAAHMDEIGFIVKHIDKDGFIRIQPVGGFDARVLFAQRVWVHGFAGESLRGVLMPSSKPIHLLGDEKPAAPKLDDLFIDLGMPGEQVRAKAEVGDMVTMDRTLEVIGDTVISKSLDDRASLFLMIEALRALKHHEVNILAVATVQEEVGLRGATTAAYHVQPDVSVALDTTLAVDIPGGADQDAVTRLGNGTAIKIMDSSQISNPRLVRHFRDLAERHSIKYQLEVLPRGGTDGGAMQRSREGSPSITLSTPSRYVHTVNEMIHQADLEAGITLLARYLEDAHNGDYSL